AAAGGTGCGATATACAGGTAAGCGATCGAAGAGAGACTCCGAGGCGCGGGGTGTGTTTCGGAGTCTCACTCCGTTCGCTTACCTGTGTGTGAGGCCATACATATGGTATGCCGAACGAGCAAAACCGCCACGCAATTCAGTTCAATCCCCACTGGTGTTGGACGGGGACGCAGTAGATCGGACTTTTTGCGACGCCATCAATTTTTACTTAATCCACTTTCAGTAGCCAACCCGGGCCAGAGTTACGGCTTCGACTTGGATCGCACCATGGATCTTAAGCATCTTAGCACACTCATTGAGTGTTGTTCCAGTGGTTAAAACATCATCCACCAATAAGATCCGGCGACCGTCAATAAGGTTAGCCTGTTTTATGGAAAAAGCCCCGCCCAGATTCTGTCGGCGCTCATGACCACTCAAGGCGACTTGAGGTTCCGTCCAGCGTGTTCGTGTCAAGAGGTCTGCGAAGATAGCCTTTTTCTGATCTGGGAAGAGAATGTGCGCCAGGACTAATGCTTGATTAAAGCCCCGTTCTTTAAGTCGGCGAGGGTGTAACGGCACCGGGACAATCAGTTCTGGAGTGTCCAGATCTGTCATTGTTTTGGCGTAGATTGACAGGGCGCGGAAGCTCTGCCCTCCCACGGTCCGACCGCCGTATTTAAAGCCATGGATCAGGGTGGAACTGGCATCGTCGTAACGGAAAATTGCCCGTGCCCGACTGAAATGTGGTGGTTTGGTCAGGCAGGCGCCGCACAGATGGTTGTCACCGTATGCTGTGAACTCCACCCCGCAGCAAAGGCAGAGCGGTGGTTGAATTAGCGTAATTTTTTTCAAACAGTCTGGGCAGAGATGAATCTCGGTGAAGGCGGGGAGTCCTGTCCGGCAGATGAGGCAGACCGCCGGGAAGCAAAGTTCCTTCAGAGAGTGGAAGATATCTGCGACCAGGGGGGGCATGGCAGTTTGCCTCGTGTTGCCTATTGATTGTTGTCACCCTTATATAGGGGGATTCTTTGCTGCTGATCAAGATTGATGGCGGCGCAAAAAGTCCGATCTACTGCGTTGCAGCATATTTTTGCTCATTCGGCACACCATCATGTGTGGCCTCATTCACAAAAAAAACCTGCGCCTCGGAGTCTCTCTTCGATCGCTTACCTGTATATCGGCCCTTTTGCTTAGCCATCCCGTGATTTTTTGCGAGATTATCAAGATTAGAATCTTGGAATCTCTATTGTCGAATCTCTGCCAAGATTGCTGCCGTCTTCTCCTCCATCAACTGCCAGTTGCCCCGGCTTTCAACGTTTAAGCGGATCACCGGCTCGGTGTTCGACATCCGTAAGTTAAAACGGTAGTCGGTGAATTCTACGCTTAATCCATCAGTATAGTCCAAGGCGCCTCCCTGCGCGAACCGATCTTTCACGCGAGCGATAACCGCAGCTGGATTGTCAACCGTAGAGTTGATTTCACCGGACACCGGGAAGGCCGCCATTCGGTCTGCTACCAGGGCAGATAGAGGCTTGCCTGTATGGGAGAGGATCTGGGTCACCAGGAGCCAGGGGATCATGCCTGAATCGCAGTAGGCAAAGTCTTTAAAATAGTGGTGTGCGCTCATTTCGCCGCCGTAGGCTGCGTCCTCTGCCCTCATCCGCTCCTTGATAAAGGCGTGGCCGGTCTTGCTCATCACTGGGATTCCCCCAGCCTGACTCACCAGCTCTACTGTGTTCCAGGTTAGTCGTGGATCGTGGATGATCTTGGCGCCCGGCGTCCTGGTGAGCATGGCTTGGGCCAGGAGACCGACCATGTAATACCCTTCCACGAAGTTGCCCTGCTCGTCGAAGAGGAAGCAGCGGTCAAAGTCCCCGTCCCAGGCGATGCCGAGATCAGCTTTGTGTTCTCGAACTGCGCTGGTGGTCTCATCCCGGTTCTCTGGGAGCAGGGGGTTGGGTACTCCGTTGGGGAAGTGACCGTCAGGCTGATGATGCACTTTGATGAAGCGAAAGGGGAGTCTTGATTCCAGGGCATCAATCACCGGTCCGGCACAGCCGTTGCCAGCGTTGACAACAAGTGTCAAGGGTTTGAGGATGGCAGGATTAATGTAGCTCAGCAGGTGCTCGATATAGGCCGGTCGAGAGTTCATCTCCCGGCGCTGGCCTCTGATCTTGGCGCGAACAGGTTCTTTCGCCGCGGCTAGTTGTTCAATGTCTCTTAGCCCGGAATCGCCGCTGACCGGTCGTGCCCCCTGACGCACCAGCTTCATGCCGTTATACTCGGCCGGGTTGTGGCTGGCGGTGACAATGATGCCGCCGTCAACGTCGAGATGAGCGGCAGCGAAGTAGATTTCTTCGGTGCCGCACTGACCGATATCGACTACATCGACACCGGCGGTCATCAGCCCATCGGCCAGGGCCTCGGTTAAAGCTGGGCCGGAGAGGCGTATGTCATGGCCCACAGCCATGGTCTTGGGGGCGAAGCGCGTGGCATAGGCCTGACCGATCCAATAGGCAAGATCTTCGTTCAGTTGGTCCGGAACCCGGCCTCGGATATCGTAGGCCTTGAAACAGGGGATCGTGGTCATAGCATTCTATCCAGGGATGGTGTGTGTATAAAAAGTTTGGACAACAAAGCTCACTTGGGGTAACAACGCACAGATGATGGATTATACAT
The window above is part of the Desulfobulbaceae bacterium genome. Proteins encoded here:
- a CDS encoding ComF family protein, coding for MPPLVADIFHSLKELCFPAVCLICRTGLPAFTEIHLCPDCLKKITLIQPPLCLCCGVEFTAYGDNHLCGACLTKPPHFSRARAIFRYDDASSTLIHGFKYGGRTVGGQSFRALSIYAKTMTDLDTPELIVPVPLHPRRLKERGFNQALVLAHILFPDQKKAIFADLLTRTRWTEPQVALSGHERRQNLGGAFSIKQANLIDGRRILLVDDVLTTGTTLNECAKMLKIHGAIQVEAVTLARVGY
- a CDS encoding phosphomannomutase, which translates into the protein MTTIPCFKAYDIRGRVPDQLNEDLAYWIGQAYATRFAPKTMAVGHDIRLSGPALTEALADGLMTAGVDVVDIGQCGTEEIYFAAAHLDVDGGIIVTASHNPAEYNGMKLVRQGARPVSGDSGLRDIEQLAAAKEPVRAKIRGQRREMNSRPAYIEHLLSYINPAILKPLTLVVNAGNGCAGPVIDALESRLPFRFIKVHHQPDGHFPNGVPNPLLPENRDETTSAVREHKADLGIAWDGDFDRCFLFDEQGNFVEGYYMVGLLAQAMLTRTPGAKIIHDPRLTWNTVELVSQAGGIPVMSKTGHAFIKERMRAEDAAYGGEMSAHHYFKDFAYCDSGMIPWLLVTQILSHTGKPLSALVADRMAAFPVSGEINSTVDNPAAVIARVKDRFAQGGALDYTDGLSVEFTDYRFNLRMSNTEPVIRLNVESRGNWQLMEEKTAAILAEIRQ